In Cervus elaphus chromosome 24, mCerEla1.1, whole genome shotgun sequence, a single genomic region encodes these proteins:
- the CAMK1 gene encoding calcium/calmodulin-dependent protein kinase type 1, with translation MPGAVEGPSWKQAEDIRDIYDFRDVLGTGAFSEVILAEDKRTQKLVAIKCIAKKALEGKEGSMENEIAVLHKIKHPNIVALDDIYESGGHLYLIMQLVSGGELFDRIVEKGFYTERDASRLIFQVLDAVKYLHDLGIVHRDLKPENLLYYSLDEDSKIMISDFGLSKMEDPGSVLSTACGTPGYVAPEVLAQKPYSKAVDCWSIGVIAYILLCGYPPFYDENDAKLFEQILKAEYEFDSPYWDDISDSAKDFIRHLMEKDPEKRFTCEQALQHPWIAGDTALDKNIHQSVSEQIKKNFAKSKWKQAFNATAVVRHMRKLQLGTSQEGQGQTASRGELLAPAAGGPVAGCCCRDCCVEPSPELSPSLHPQL, from the exons ATGCCAGGGGCAGTGGAAGGCCCCAGCTGGAAGCAGGCGGAGGACATTAGAGACATTTACGACTTCCGCGATGTTCTGGGAAC AGGAGCCTTCTCCGAGGTCATCCTGGCAGAAGATAAGAGGACTCAGAAGCTGGTGGCCATCAAATGTATCGCCAAGAAGGCTCTGGAGGGCAAGGAGGGCAGCATGGAGAACGAGATCGCTGTCCTACACAA GATCAAGCACCCCAACATTGTAGCCCTGGATGACATCTACGAGAGTGGGGGACACCTCTATCTCATCATGCAGCT GGTGTCGGGCGGTGAGCTGTTTGACCGAATTGTGGAAAAAGGCTTCTACACGGAGCGGGATGCCAGCCGCCTCATCTTCCAGGTGCTGGATGCTGTCAAGTACCTGCATGACCTGGGCATCGTACACCGAGACCTCAAG CCAGAGAATCTGCTCTACTACAGCCTGGATGAAGACTCCAAGATCATGATCTCTGACTTTGGCCTCTCCAAGATGGAAGACCCTGGCAGTGTGCTCTCCACGGCCTGCGGGACCCCAGGATACGTGG CCCCTGAAGTGCTGGCCCAGAAGCCCTACAGCAAAGCTGTGGATTGCTGGTCCATTGGGGTCATCGCCTATATCCT GCTCTGTGGTTATCCTCCCTTCTATGACGAGAATGATGCCAAACTCTTTGAACAGATCTTGAAGGCCGAGTACGAGTTTGACTCTCCTTACTGGGATGACATCTCTGACTCTG CCAAAGACTTCATCCGGCACTTGATGGAGAAGGATCCAGAGAAGAGGTTCACCTGTGAGCAGGCCTTGCAGCACCCCTG GATTGCAGGAGATACTGCCCTAGATAAGAATATTCACCAGTCGGTGAGCGAGCAGATCAAGAAGAACTTTGCCAAAAGCAAGTGGAAG CAAGCCTTCAATGCCACAGCTGTGGTGAGGCACATGAGGAAGCTACAGTTGGGCACCAGCCAGGAGGGGCAGGGACAGACAGCGAGCCGTGGCGAGCTCCTGGCACCAGCAGCCGGGG GGCCGGTGGCTGGCTGCTGCTGTCGCGATTGCTGTGTGGAGCCCAGCCCAGAACTGTCCCCCTCTCTGCACCCCCAGCTCTAG